The Anopheles cruzii unplaced genomic scaffold, idAnoCruzAS_RS32_06 scaffold00777_ctg1, whole genome shotgun sequence sequence TTTTGTGTTGAGGCTGAAAAGAACGAATGAGACAAACCCGTTACTGTTCTCGTTGTTTACTTTCTCCCAACTTTATATGTTGTTAAAGGGCTAAGTTGAGGGTGTACCGTATGTAAACTCGATAATATTCTTACTGTTTTTATCTACTAATTCAGAACACATAACTAAGAGCttttaaaaatacacacaTCTATCTTTTATATTGTAACCGGTTAAGTTTCTATTCTGCATACGAACAGTTTTTCGCAGGTGCGCGTGGTCTGGTTTTACGACGAATAAGAATTCAACAGAGGTATTACTCGCCTAATGGTTAGAAAAGGGACATAGTTTCATATAAAAATTGCTTCCAGTTAAATCTAAATTCTCAATATTCAAAAGCACACGCAGATCACATGGAACTCATCATGTTTTTAACAATTTTTGGTTTGATTCACATGGCTCATTCTTTGTTCAGCTCTCCTCACTCTTTagccatttgtttttggtaCTGTTTCGTAAATGTTTTCAAACTGAAGAGTCTTTTTCAGAGACCCGATGGAAATGCTTTCTCTGTGGAGCACGTTTATTTTGAAAAGCACCGCATAAGTTTGTATTTCACGATCTATTATTATCCCACTACGCACCTTGGATTTAATGTTTATAATCACCGCGCTTATCCGATATAAAAAAGAGATAACACTACAAACCCGTATCTACCCGCCAATCGAGTCGTCAGAGTATGTTCGAAATGGCTTGTGGCTTACTTTCAAGCAATCCGAAACACCGTGGAACAAAACCGTTCGTTGTGAATGAGTGGCATTCTGGCCACTGCACTGCTTCGAAATGATCTAAAGGTAAGGAAACTCACATAAAATAGATTCGTTCGTTTATAAAGTTCGTCTTTGGaatttaaaaccaatttaACGGTTTCATGATTGCAAATAGAATTCTTAATTGCTCttcatttcatcattattttctcatcAACGTTTTTACCACAATTTTGTTCGTGATCATTTACATCGAATTCCATGCCCTGTTAATTCCATCCATTAATCCATTAATTGCTCTGTGCCATAAGAGACGAACATACGTACGGTATTACGTTGTGTATTACGCATACAGCTTCTCAACGTTCGGATTGAAATTGCCAGAAAATTAACATGTATCGTTTGCGGTGCTGACCTTTTAGAGCAAAAACGATTCCTCACTTAAAAGCAGTTCATACTTACacacaataacaataataagaCTTTCAGTACAATTACTGATGGAGTTCTATCGCATTCTGTTGAGATAATCGACGATCGAACCACCGACAGGCGAAAGAATAGCCTATAGCGATGGCAACACTTATCGTCTTCGGCGGTCATATACGGCGTGAGTGTTTTCCCTCCCCGTAACCCCGTAAATTTGTTCCGACATAAGACTTACGACTTATATCAGGGCGACATTCCAGGCTGTAAAAGATATGGCCCCTGGAAGGTGAGAGAGATTGTAGTGATGTGATTAAATCGATACGAGTACCAGATTAACCGATACCGGTAGGCGaagatcgccatcgccagcgcGTTGTGCGTCAGCTCCATGGAAAAGTTGTACGTTGAGGTATCGGAAGCAAACTCGGTGCAAGCAAATGTCTTCTTCTCCAGCATTTGATGTGGAATATTTGTTGGACTTTTTCCAAATTACTCTCAGTTCTTCAAAGAGCCTCATTTTAAGTAGCTGAACCACGGTTTTAGTATGAGTATGCTTTTAAATATGCTACATTGCTTTTAAAAATCACTCCCACGGCTTGGAGAGCAAAGTTTCGACCGTTACGAAAGTCCATGGTTGTCCTCCGAGAAGCTATTAAAGTGTCAGCAGCCCTTTCGGAATTGACCGCTACGGGTGCGAACAATGATTTAGTATTTACGTCTGATAAGATTGTTATCAAAGCAGAGACCGGCCACCAGCTTAACCGCCAGCGAGCCGtgttgttattaatttttcagtattttttattcttctctAATTAATACATATGACATACGGCGCAAAGATTGATAGTATCCCTTAGGGTTTTAAATGTCACTCTCTCAAAACGCGATTAAGCTTATCAAACGGAATTGTGGCGAATGTTTAATCTTATTGTAGGAGTGTCCAAGTATGTTATTGTATGACATAATTCATGGATGCGATAACCGTACGCTATCTTTCCGACGAGTCTGGATACCATTGGTAGGTGCATTATGTCACTAAGAAATGCTATTGTCTAACGACGTTTGAATGCATCACAAATTCGCGATCGTTCAAATCTAATCCCCATAACTGGATTCCCCGAATAGGATTATAGGCCCAGCCTTTTCAATAGAAGGTGCGTACAATAACGAATGTTCCTAGGCTAActgttgagaacgcgacgatttccaaCCTAGCGTTACAAGCAATAATGATAAGTTACGAATTCTAAGAACGTTAGGCACAACACATaggaccgatcgaccgatgaGTCTTAAGAATCCTaaagaaacaaagcagaatccacagagaccacaacatgcatgcagattgcatcataaaattatctagGGACCGCGCTGGTCCAGCATTCATCTTAAAATACATTGTAGGCAagagcaatgaaaacattacgatagataagcgtaggaAATGCATGGCCACAGCAAGGGACCGGAAATATACccaaaattgggtcgaccagCATCGACCAGCACCGATAAGCgacgcatcgaaagaaagagacgaGGATAGTTTAATCATAACAAAAAGCACTAtataaagcgaagaaattgtcGAATAAAGTTAGATATCAttaggctacggaacgctctggtctcaagtcttttactcttggaccgtttgatcccgcttgtgagatccctccggatgttgactgcttacaatcgtttgcaccactccgtcggaactctaatagtcggaaaccaatcttctctcgaggcctcctctgtcaggtagtagtacccatctaccttgtccgtcccaggccaaaagagtcgattaacaaacggttttaagGGCGTTGGCAACaagatcagaactggtaagtgaacgcgagatcacttcggaccacgctccttcgcgcgttaggtccgctccgtaacacTAATCAATCTATGGAATCATAAGATGATAGGCATATTCATGAAATAATGATAAATAGAACAAAGGTAACAattgccaaaaataaaaccacacaaaaactgcaacGGTTTAGCTTTATCAAGAAAGCTTACGCGCGCCGCGGTCGTGCGGGGGGTCAATCGGGCCGATAATTCTAATCGACATTACCCACGAGAAAGGGCCTCTCGAACCATCTGCCGGCGTCTACTATACGTGTGTGTTTATCTTTATTGTGCCCAGCAGAGCGCAGtacaaaaaatataaaatggaccaaaacagaacaaaaaaagacCGTTATTTCCTCCTGCGTTCAAGAAAAAGTGCTCGAGCGGTGGGGCGCAGGACCAATCACAAGATTTCCAAGACAAAGGTATCTGCATCGTAAATCCGCTAAATAGTACACGGCGGCCCATCAACGTATTACGACTGATGCTAGTTCAGCCCTGAACCGCACCGTGTTCGGACAGGTCTGAGCCGTTGAAGGAGCAAAGTGCTAGGAAGAACCGGCGTACCGTGAAACACCGAGGGAACCATGTGCTGCTGTTCGAAACGGTACACCAACACCGCCAAGAAGCTGTGGGCGTTTGGCGGCGTAGTGGCGATCTTTGTGGCagcggccttttttgggttcGGATTGCCGGCCATCATTGATGCCGTGGCGCTGACCGAGTTTCGCGTCAAGGAAGGAGCCCGAGTGTACGAGAACTTCTTCGATGGCGAAGTGCCGATTTTCTTCGATATCTATCTGTTCAACTGGACGAATCCGGAAGAAGTACGAAATCCGAATGTGAAGCCCAACTTTGTGCAGATGGGACCGTACGTGTTTTCTGAGCGACACGAGCGTGGAATGGTGACTTGGAACGCCAACGATACGCTTACGTTCAACCAGAAGCGCATCTGGCACTATCTACCGGAGTTCTCGAACGGGGACTATTACAACGATCGCGTCACGACGCTGAACCCAGTGCTAGCGGTAGGTTTGTACAGGGCCTGTTGCTCCTGCTCGTGTCACAAATGGCTTACCAGACCTCAAATGCTTGTTCCAGACCGTTGGTAAAACGTTGGAGGGGAACGCACTACTACCGTTTCTTGATGGCTTAATCATGGCAAACGTGCTCGCTGAATTTCTGTACGAGGACATTCCGGTGCGTGAAATGTTATTCGATGGGCACCCCGACTTGCTGCTGCAAACGTTGGGCGACTTGCTTGCTATCATACCACCGGGCCAACTGCCCGACATCACTCTGCCTCCTTGGGACGGCTTCGGGTGGTTTGTGGAACGCAACGAAAGTCTCGAATACGACGGTACGTTCCAGATGGGCACGGGAGTTGACCATCGTCAAAACACCGGTGTCATGCGCCAGTGGAACAACGCCCCACAGGTGCCCAACTATCGCGGAGTCTGCGGTCAGGTGCGAGGATCGGGAGGAGAagtgtggccaccgatggGACGTAACTTGGGTGACAACATTAGGCCGCTCCACATTTTCCTGCCGGATCTGTGTAGTGCACTCACCTTGCGCCATGAGTCCGACTTCAGGGTGCACGGTCTGGATGGAATGTTGTGGGTTGGGCACGCAGAAAACTTCGACAACGGACATACGATGCCAGAAACGGAGTGCCAATGTACGGCCCCGGTCGAGGAGTGTCCCGTGTATCCGCCCGGTGTGCTCGACGTGTCGGAGTGTAAATTTGGCGCCCCGCTGCTCGTAAGCTATCCGCATTTCTATCTTGCCGATCCGAGCTACGTTGACGCCGTGACAGGCGTAAGTCCCAACAAGACGCTGCATGAGTTCCGCTTTGCCTTGCATCCTTTCTCGGGTATCCCGATGACCGCGAATGGCCGCATCCAGTACAATATGCATCTCAAAGACTATGGTTTAAGGTACGTACTACTATCCCTGACCCTGCGCACAGACCTCAACAAACCTTTTTTGTGAATATTTTCTTCTGTAGTTTGTTCAGCGAGGTACCAGATATTGTAATTCCCGCATTTTGGATTGAGCAACGCATGGTGCTCACCGAAGACATCGCCGATGATTTAAAGGTATGGTTGATTTAAACGGGCCGCATGGCACTTAGTGAATCTCTGGTCGCGTCTCCCAATTTCAGCTCATTCACAACCTTCGCTGGGGCTTCATCTACACGGCCTATGCACTCTGTGGCGTTGGAGCTCTTATGCTGGGATTGTCACTCTAtgccgccttttttgtgtggaagGACTAGCAAGCACCTACAGGGTAATAGGATAACTTTATTCTCTCCATTAC is a genomic window containing:
- the LOC128276233 gene encoding protein croquemort-like is translated as MCCCSKRYTNTAKKLWAFGGVVAIFVAAAFFGFGLPAIIDAVALTEFRVKEGARVYENFFDGEVPIFFDIYLFNWTNPEEVRNPNVKPNFVQMGPYVFSERHERGMVTWNANDTLTFNQKRIWHYLPEFSNGDYYNDRVTTLNPVLATVGKTLEGNALLPFLDGLIMANVLAEFLYEDIPVREMLFDGHPDLLLQTLGDLLAIIPPGQLPDITLPPWDGFGWFVERNESLEYDGTFQMGTGVDHRQNTGVMRQWNNAPQVPNYRGVCGQVRGSGGEVWPPMGRNLGDNIRPLHIFLPDLCSALTLRHESDFRVHGLDGMLWVGHAENFDNGHTMPETECQCTAPVEECPVYPPGVLDVSECKFGAPLLVSYPHFYLADPSYVDAVTGVSPNKTLHEFRFALHPFSGIPMTANGRIQYNMHLKDYGLSLFSEVPDIVIPAFWIEQRMVLTEDIADDLKLIHNLRWGFIYTAYALCGVGALMLGLSLYAAFFVWKD